From a region of the Salinispira pacifica genome:
- a CDS encoding MBL fold metallo-hydrolase codes for MRKNFINIWGNYISRAIPGELFHPCESGRITDRAFCIKDGGDVNFFIYSDGENTIAIDAGYRNNDYVLQDFDRLGIDPRSISHFFLTHTDMDHAGAFDVDSASTWMGPAEVYMGRLEVPSIERRERRRFLFYSPIEITRDYQVLDDGDVVTVGAIKVQAIHTPGHTRGHLAYLVNDSLLFVGDLLLLEDGVVRPFYRVWNQLHDQVAPSIRKLAGLSGISLMLTAHSTYTDDFDVAMAPWKE; via the coding sequence GTGCGAAAGAACTTCATCAATATCTGGGGCAATTACATCTCCCGGGCGATTCCCGGCGAGCTCTTTCATCCCTGCGAGAGCGGCCGGATCACCGACAGGGCCTTCTGCATCAAGGATGGGGGCGACGTAAACTTCTTTATCTACTCAGACGGAGAGAACACGATCGCCATAGACGCGGGGTACCGGAACAACGACTACGTCCTGCAAGATTTTGATCGGCTCGGCATCGATCCGCGCTCAATTTCTCATTTCTTCCTCACCCACACCGACATGGACCACGCCGGCGCCTTCGACGTGGACAGCGCAAGCACCTGGATGGGACCCGCGGAGGTCTATATGGGCCGGCTGGAAGTGCCGTCCATAGAACGACGGGAGCGTCGCCGATTTCTCTTCTACAGTCCGATCGAGATCACCCGGGACTACCAGGTTTTGGACGACGGCGACGTGGTAACCGTCGGCGCGATCAAGGTGCAGGCGATTCACACGCCGGGACATACCCGCGGCCACCTGGCGTACCTCGTCAACGACTCGCTTCTTTTTGTCGGCGACCTGCTGCTCCTGGAGGACGGCGTGGTGCGGCCGTTCTACCGAGTCTGGAATCAGCTGCACGACCAGGTTGCACCGTCGATCCGCAAGCTCGCCGGCCTCTCCGGTATCTCCCTGATGCTCACGGCGCACAGCACGTACACCGACGATT
- a CDS encoding class I SAM-dependent methyltransferase gives MEHSTWWSKSALCRQATCTPERSSTDSSVAVALDVLVGTGVFTGELYRALAASGAHIVGVDYWMGMLRQARSRCEAARLTDVTLVRADVGSLPLEDNSIDLCITMNGFHAFPDKQSALNEIARVFRARYVGPPKVDPLFPGTQAALLKEKQTGSRSAATRYRYRRAEPVHDTGLLPYPQRLNQIGNHRN, from the coding sequence TTGGAGCACTCTACCTGGTGGTCAAAATCGGCTTTGTGTCGGCAGGCTACCTGCACGCCGGAGCGATCCTCCACGGACTCCTCCGTCGCCGTCGCGCTCGACGTTCTCGTGGGTACCGGCGTGTTCACCGGGGAGCTCTATCGCGCTCTGGCCGCCTCCGGCGCTCACATCGTCGGCGTCGACTATTGGATGGGGATGCTACGGCAGGCGCGCTCTCGCTGTGAAGCGGCGCGGCTTACCGATGTCACGCTGGTCCGCGCCGACGTAGGATCCCTTCCGCTCGAGGACAACTCCATCGACCTCTGTATAACCATGAACGGTTTCCACGCCTTTCCCGACAAGCAATCGGCGCTCAACGAGATCGCGCGCGTATTTCGAGCTCGATACGTGGGACCACCGAAAGTCGATCCTCTATTTCCGGGTACACAGGCTGCCCTGCTAAAGGAAAAGCAGACCGGTTCGCGATCGGCGGCAACCCGATATCGCTATCGCCGAGCCGAGCCGGTGCACGACACCGGCCTACTCCCGTATCCGCAGCGCCTCAATCAGATCGGCAATCATCGTAACTAG
- a CDS encoding sensor histidine kinase yields the protein MDEALPILAEEVAVDLVIAGSSESSRRLRASGYDKAILLLVDQDDTDALHAAVDAPVDHFVPTHTTVAFLAASLRNAVCNNRNSVVGGRSSETEKTVRRLFERATEILPLSVTIVSFAGKVLFANSHALRLFDVATLKELHNLSVPLVWANPKDREDWVETLRREGSIYNREVEMVTTSGKHLWLLASGMIVDYQGQPAILTIHNEVTERKIAEELVRQSEKWFRSLANASESVIFIYIDNRYVYVNDAITRVTGYTRAEFLAFETVWAIIHPDHREIARHNAIARQQGVDAPSSFEIKVLCKDRSAKWLDVSVGTIEWEGRIAVIGTGFDVTGRHEALERVHKLLDEKEVILKEAHHRVKNNMMIISSLLSLQAEQVAGTPGEDALRDAAGRAQTMMVLYDKLYRSGGVETLRLDEFVSSLVSEILALFYNGEDISLSIDVEKIEIDSRTLSYLGIIINELTTNSMKYGFTSSGAGRITVTARTEVGGLVLVYRDDGSGFDSTKTIEHGETFGLQMINVLTDQLDGSFSIDETDDGAQFTLRIPLER from the coding sequence GTGGACGAAGCGCTCCCAATACTCGCCGAAGAGGTTGCTGTCGATCTCGTTATCGCGGGATCGAGCGAGTCCTCCCGGCGACTACGGGCAAGTGGATACGATAAGGCGATCCTCCTTCTCGTTGATCAAGACGACACCGATGCGCTCCACGCCGCCGTAGATGCTCCGGTAGATCACTTTGTGCCGACACACACGACGGTTGCGTTTCTTGCGGCGTCCCTGCGAAACGCGGTATGTAACAACCGAAACAGCGTAGTAGGGGGACGGAGTTCGGAAACTGAGAAAACGGTTCGGCGCCTCTTTGAGCGCGCCACTGAGATCCTTCCTCTCTCGGTGACGATCGTTTCATTTGCCGGAAAGGTTCTCTTTGCGAACTCCCACGCGCTGCGCCTCTTCGATGTTGCCACTTTGAAGGAGCTGCACAATCTCAGCGTGCCGTTGGTGTGGGCGAATCCTAAGGATCGCGAGGATTGGGTGGAGACCTTACGGAGAGAGGGTAGTATATATAACCGGGAAGTCGAGATGGTCACCACGTCCGGGAAACATCTTTGGCTTCTCGCCTCGGGGATGATCGTTGACTATCAGGGGCAACCGGCGATCCTTACGATACATAACGAGGTTACGGAGCGCAAAATTGCCGAAGAGTTGGTGCGCCAAAGTGAGAAGTGGTTCCGCTCTCTTGCGAACGCTTCGGAGTCGGTTATCTTTATCTATATCGATAATCGCTACGTCTACGTAAACGATGCGATAACTCGGGTCACCGGGTATACCCGGGCGGAGTTTCTCGCTTTTGAGACGGTATGGGCGATCATCCACCCCGACCATCGCGAGATCGCGCGGCACAACGCGATAGCACGACAGCAAGGCGTAGACGCACCCTCCTCCTTCGAGATTAAGGTTCTTTGTAAGGATCGATCGGCAAAATGGCTCGATGTGAGCGTGGGCACGATCGAATGGGAAGGACGTATCGCGGTGATCGGAACGGGTTTTGACGTCACCGGTCGACACGAAGCGCTTGAGCGGGTACACAAACTCCTCGACGAAAAAGAGGTGATCCTCAAAGAAGCCCATCACCGCGTGAAGAACAACATGATGATCATCTCCAGCTTGTTGTCTCTTCAAGCCGAGCAAGTAGCGGGAACCCCTGGTGAGGACGCTTTGCGCGACGCCGCTGGCCGGGCGCAGACGATGATGGTTCTCTATGACAAGTTGTATCGTTCCGGTGGCGTTGAGACGCTGCGCTTGGACGAGTTCGTTTCGTCTCTCGTATCAGAGATTCTTGCGTTATTCTACAACGGTGAGGATATTTCGCTATCGATCGACGTTGAGAAGATCGAGATCGACTCGCGAACACTATCGTACCTAGGGATCATCATCAACGAGCTTACCACGAATTCGATGAAATACGGTTTTACCTCATCCGGAGCGGGGCGCATTACCGTCACGGCTCGTACGGAGGTTGGTGGGCTTGTTTTGGTGTATCGTGACGATGGCAGCGGTTTCGATTCGACCAAGACAATCGAGCACGGCGAGACGTTTGGGCTCCAGATGATCAACGTTCTCACGGACCAACTCGATGGATCGTTCTCTATCGATGAAACCGACGATGGCGCGCAGTTTACGCTCCGAATCCCGCTAGAGAGATAG
- a CDS encoding TetR/AcrR family transcriptional regulator has protein sequence MKTKRRILEAGVSLFAGRGYDAIHAGTIAERAGVAVGSFYAYFEDKHDLLIAAARDYVEKTEALELAALGDLVQTGRADAVQPAIRAFLTFSLANHRRDAAFLRELLRLAPRDPGLAEIIDSLDEQIRRALENVLVELFSVPDRRARETAAVLYTVVEGVIHTLAFEPAKLDEQTAIETLVTMIADLIEALRIRE, from the coding sequence ATGAAGACCAAGCGGCGGATCCTCGAAGCTGGAGTATCGCTCTTCGCAGGGCGCGGATACGACGCCATCCACGCCGGGACGATCGCGGAACGAGCGGGCGTCGCCGTCGGGAGCTTCTACGCCTACTTCGAGGACAAGCACGATCTACTCATCGCCGCAGCCCGTGACTACGTAGAAAAGACGGAGGCTCTCGAGCTTGCCGCGCTGGGGGATCTCGTTCAAACAGGCCGGGCCGATGCCGTTCAGCCGGCAATCCGCGCGTTCCTCACCTTCTCGCTGGCAAACCACCGTAGAGATGCGGCGTTTCTTCGCGAGCTTCTGCGCCTCGCACCCCGCGATCCGGGGCTCGCCGAGATCATCGACAGCCTGGACGAACAGATCCGCCGGGCGCTGGAGAACGTACTGGTGGAACTCTTCTCCGTTCCCGACCGGCGGGCTCGAGAAACGGCGGCGGTGCTCTATACCGTGGTTGAAGGCGTCATTCACACCCTCGCCTTTGAACCGGCCAAGCTCGATGAACAGACGGCGATAGAGACCCTAGTTACGATGATTGCCGATCTGATTGAGGCGCTGCGGATACGGGAGTAG
- a CDS encoding IS91 family transposase: protein MAVYIPKSTGAVQSIFKNGRVAYEGYAEPSPSQLARIDTFLGCADWSKGLARIRCESCGYSYFRPFSCKVFHLCPSCDQKRTLLYGEYLAKELLLELPHRQFVFTIPKILRPIFRTNKRLFGLVSKLIFSLLSEYFSLVAGKTLQSGCVVSFQSFGEFARFHPHWHVIVLEGGFTKYDKFVYLPIGADKGFVKVWQAAVLSLLLAQEKIHQERVDMLNSWKHSGFSIDSSTRILGEADREALGQYIVRGATCAEKISYDSKTDTVTWTASPKEFFKGKKEYFRSFEFIDQLMAHLPPRRVQLVRRYGVYAGRVRSKWKDRPKLAHFATDYWHEQRGTDTSADSPTEDEHELQGDVWSRLRKQSWARLLQ from the coding sequence GTGGCTGTCTACATTCCCAAGAGTACTGGAGCCGTTCAATCCATTTTCAAAAATGGGCGAGTCGCATATGAAGGGTATGCCGAGCCTTCACCATCGCAGCTTGCACGTATAGATACCTTCCTCGGCTGCGCAGATTGGAGCAAAGGGCTTGCGAGGATTCGATGTGAATCCTGTGGCTACTCTTACTTCAGGCCGTTTTCCTGCAAAGTCTTTCATCTCTGCCCATCCTGCGACCAGAAGCGCACCTTGCTGTACGGGGAGTATCTGGCAAAGGAACTCTTACTGGAACTGCCCCACAGGCAGTTCGTGTTCACAATACCCAAGATCCTCCGTCCCATTTTCCGCACCAACAAGCGACTGTTCGGCCTGGTTTCCAAGCTCATCTTTTCTCTGTTATCCGAGTATTTCAGTCTCGTTGCCGGGAAAACACTTCAATCAGGCTGTGTAGTTTCCTTCCAATCCTTCGGTGAGTTTGCCCGCTTCCACCCCCATTGGCATGTCATTGTTCTGGAGGGAGGTTTCACCAAGTACGACAAATTTGTATACCTGCCCATCGGAGCCGACAAGGGGTTTGTGAAAGTCTGGCAAGCAGCAGTGCTATCGTTGCTGCTCGCTCAGGAAAAAATTCACCAGGAACGGGTGGACATGCTGAACTCATGGAAGCATTCCGGATTTAGCATCGATAGTTCTACCCGTATTCTGGGTGAAGCTGATCGGGAAGCTCTTGGTCAGTATATAGTGCGTGGTGCAACTTGTGCTGAGAAGATTTCATACGATTCAAAAACCGATACTGTCACCTGGACTGCTTCCCCGAAGGAATTCTTCAAAGGTAAAAAAGAGTACTTTCGCAGCTTTGAGTTCATTGATCAGCTGATGGCCCACCTGCCTCCAAGAAGGGTTCAATTAGTCCGCCGATATGGTGTATATGCAGGACGAGTTCGCTCGAAATGGAAGGATCGCCCGAAACTCGCTCATTTTGCGACTGATTACTGGCATGAGCAACGGGGAACGGATACATCAGCTGATTCGCCCACAGAAGATGAGCATGAATTACAAGGCGATGTGTGGTCTCGACTACGAAAGCAAAGCTGGGCCCGATTGCTGCAATAG
- a CDS encoding NifB/NifX family molybdenum-iron cluster-binding protein — MNDADLIAVGADEKGGVWKDHFGVSPVYRLYDLTGTLVEERANPHASANHHGNPLLIAELLEGCSVWIAATVGPKRSMVEERGIRVILTQAETADEAVAAYLRGER, encoded by the coding sequence ATGAATGATGCGGACCTGATCGCCGTTGGAGCCGATGAGAAGGGCGGCGTGTGGAAGGACCACTTTGGGGTTTCACCGGTGTACCGTCTGTACGACCTAACGGGCACGCTCGTAGAAGAGCGGGCGAACCCGCACGCGTCGGCGAATCACCACGGCAACCCATTGCTCATTGCCGAGTTGCTCGAAGGCTGCAGCGTATGGATCGCAGCGACGGTGGGCCCCAAGCGTTCCATGGTCGAGGAGCGCGGGATTCGCGTCATCCTCACGCAGGCGGAAACGGCGGACGAGGCGGTTGCGGCGTACCTTCGCGGCGAAAGGTGA
- a CDS encoding IS66 family transposase, with translation MNFLSLADLKPHQISDIIVIAKAFREVPIGNDLTGKTAVLFLELLEGCTTYLQTDGYEVYDQIAGEEPGITLVGCWAHARRRFHDAKKASKKAGAADEGIKYIRKLYQIRTVRNRLALGTGTRLPKGRTEKHVS, from the coding sequence GTGAACTTCCTGTCGTTGGCCGATCTCAAACCGCATCAAATCTCCGATATCATAGTCATCGCAAAAGCATTCCGCGAGGTTCCCATCGGAAACGATCTTACCGGGAAAACAGCAGTATTATTCTTAGAGCTACTTGAAGGGTGTACGACGTACCTTCAGACCGATGGGTATGAGGTATACGACCAGATTGCCGGTGAGGAACCCGGCATTACACTTGTCGGGTGTTGGGCCCACGCTCGGCGGCGATTCCATGATGCAAAGAAGGCGTCGAAGAAAGCCGGAGCTGCCGACGAAGGGATCAAGTACATCCGCAAGCTCTATCAGATTAGGACTGTTAGAAACCGATTGGCATTGGGAACGGGCACACGTCTCCCGAAGGGCCGAACGGAGAAACATGTAAGTTGA